A stretch of Aedes aegypti strain LVP_AGWG chromosome 2, AaegL5.0 Primary Assembly, whole genome shotgun sequence DNA encodes these proteins:
- the LOC23687489 gene encoding uncharacterized protein LOC23687489: protein MHRKTENVFVAAVAILCCSVYSAALGDEERKSILTVNDEDHQQQNLSLLKQRIQTCMDRLDGNIESSQVLIHTLLQQLNLGDPRRTSVVEDAEATVQLVRIQTTDDRGMLIWTSNGFYISLSFILFLHLMILIVFGLISLCLSKTAASVVPRVNV from the exons ATGCATCGGAAAACGGAAAACGTCTTTGTGGCGGCGGTCGCTATTTTGTGCTGCTCGGTATATTCGGCCGCCTTGGGGGATGAAGAACGAAAG agTATCCTTACGGTGAACGATGAAGATCATCAACAGCAAAACTTATCGCTCCTGAAGCAGCGGATACAAACCTGCATGGATCGACTGGATGGCAATATCGAGTCCAGTCAAGTGCTGATCCATACACTGCTGCAGCAGCTGAATCTGGGAGACCCTCGGCGGACGTCCGTTGTTGAAGATGCCGAAGCTACCGTGCAGTTGGTTAGAATTCAAACGACAGATGACAGGGGGATGCTAAT atGGACCTCGAATGGTTTCTACATATCGCTATCGTTCATCTTGTTCCTGCATTTAATGATACTGATCGTGTTCGGATTGATAAGCTTGTGTTTATCGAAAACAGCTGCCAGTGTGGTACCGAGAGTAAACGTGTAG